tggagagctgctgccagtcagtgtggacaatactaagctcgatgaactgagggtctgactcagtatatggcagcctcttATGTTCCTGTATACTAGGAAGTTGCATGTCCAAGATAttccataagatattccccttaggggactggactgtagctcagtggaagagcaggcaagcaaaaggtcccaggttcactgcctggcaggcagggctggaagagactcctgcctataaccttggataatgctgctgctgccagtcagtgtggaccatactgagctagatgggccagtggtctgactccgtataaggcagcttcctaggttcctatgaaatTTTATGTACAGCACTTTACTGAGTAACAAGGAGACAACAGGTCTCTGCCCTAAGGGGTTTGCAATCTGAAATTCAACACAGGGGAAGCCAcaaagagaggggagagggatgGTAAAGAGGCCCACGCTCTTAAACCACCATAATTTTGGCTGCGTTTAAGACCTCCCGGGCATGGAGGAAACCCCCGGCACCAGGAAAGTGAATCCAGCCGCTTCACCCCAATTCATTTGTCACCGTGCTCTGCTCCGCTTTCCTTTGGGAACCAAAAAGTCTCGCCGGTGGCCTGGAGCCAGCCAGGAAATTGGGAAACTCCTTtttggggggcggcggggagtgggggctgaAGTGTTAAGATTAAGAGCACATGTCATGCTTCAAGAAGAGAGCAGAGCAGACAGGGTTTTCGGTGGTTTTGGGAGCCTTTCAGAAATGCCTCCCTCTTtcttttatgatgatgatgattattttattttattttttagatctCTTAAAATGGTAGCACTCACTGCTGCCTGCTGGGTGATCAAAACCTCATGGGCATGtatacacccccccaccccctcctgagTGTTTAGTCCGGGCCCATAAACCGTCGAGTTAAAACTTGTCTTTTCTCAGCTGCAATGCAAGTTTTTATATCTGCATTTCAGACTCCTCCTGGCACGCTgtgaaaaattaaaaagagaggctctaagtaattttttttttttaaacacattaactttttttaaaagtggtggggTTGGTGGGATAAGACGAATCTCTGGGCTTGAGTTTTCTGcaacttttatttaaaagatgAGATTGgctgaaaaagccccagatgtcgCGTTTTATTTCTTAAATCCTCTAGCATCTGGCACCATATGTGTTTTGGAAATCTGAATCCCTTCACAGGCTGGCAAGTGGAAACCACTCTCTTGTTAATGTGCTTCTGTGGCTCGTTTGAGGCCTCGGAGAGCCAGAACGGTGGCTTCGAGAGCCTCACGGCCTCCGTGTCTCCGGGAGCAGTGGTCTCTCTGGGGGCTGCTTCTGTGAGCGAATTGTCAGCGGTTACAGGCTAAGCCTGttgctgcagggagtgctggcaTAGAGGGTGCTTGCTGCCGAGACACCGCCTCCCCTAGAAATGGGAAGTCCATAATACTAAGCATTTGTATCTGATCAACAATCGTAATAAGGATatccttcctatctatctatctatctatctatctatctatctatctatctatctatctatctatgccttTGTATAGTCCTTTGGAGTATTCAGAGCACTTCAGATGTATTATCTTGTCGCAATCCTTACAAAACCCTgtaaatcagggcttctcaaactagGGAGAATTCAGATGcccttggattacaactcccatcatccagaggccgttgtggcagggggtgatgaggTTTGTACTCAGTGGGGAACCCTAGTTTGAGAAGTCCAGTTATAAATGAAGTCAGTGTTATTCTGCCCCAAGAGGTAGAATATATATTAAGGGCTAGTACTGTCTGTAGACTTATTTGGAAGAGTGTCCCCCACATTTCAACAGAGGTGCCTTTTTGGAAATACTTCTGCAGGCTTAGATTCTGGCCTGAATCCCTCCTGGAGACTTTCCCTGCCCTGTCGCTGAGCCTCATTTCTCCTTTACGCCCTAGGCCACCACCTCTACTAACTGGATTCTGGAGTCCCAGAACATCAACGAGTTGAAGTCAGAGATCTATTCGCTAAAAGGATTGCTTCTAAACCGGTAAGCAATCGGCCGTTAATCCGAAGAAATTCTCCGCTCCCTCCATAACTCAACCTGCATTCGCTTCTCAAAACTCATCTGAGGCCCCCTGCAAGACACAttctcccaccacccccatcacCCCAACCATCTTCCTCTGCTGCTCATAGATGTAGCTGGTACCTCCGTTTCCTCCTGACACGGCATGTTTGGTGATATTTCCTGCCGTTGTCTCTGCGCCGCCAATCAACAGCTTAAGGCAGTTCCCAAGACACGGAACAGCCGTGTCCGTGTATAAAATTATTACTTCAGGGTAGTAATAACCAGGCAAACTACGCAGAGTGCTGAACCTCCGGGACGGAGGGTAGCTGAGCAGCAGAGTACATTCTGGCAGAAGCTCCCAGTTAAAAGGATTTCAAGGTAGGTGgtgatgggaaagacccctgcccgagaccctggagagatgctgccagtcagagcagccagTGTTGTGCTGGATGGGCCAGTGTTCTGACTCGGTAGGTAGCAGCCCCTTCTACTGAATGCTCTGTCTGCATCAAACGTTTGGTTTTTGCAAAACTTTGGTGCCCTGACACGGCCAGCGGTCTCCTGGTTGGCAGAACAAGGGCAGCCATTCtttgcctgtgtgtgtttgtgcacaaggGGACATTTTAACACTAGGAAGAAATTCATTGTTGTCGTGTGTCCTTTAGAAACCTGAACTGCAGCGGTGGAGATAAGTGCTTTTAGAAAATatatttgttaaaataaataaacagaaccaGACACCGCCGCCTCTCTTGCGGGAGGCCGTGACAGTGGAGCCAAGAAAAGTCTCCAAATTGAATTTCTTGATAGCATTTACGATACTGGTGAATAATGCTGGGCATTCGCTCGTTTGCATGCAGAGGAGATGGGACTGTGGGAAGCGTGTTTCTCCCGAGGCTGAGGAGCGAGACGGGGGCACTAAGCATGCTTGCTTCGGTTGCATTCAGCCAAGTGTCTTCCACTGAGAATCTTTGGCTCAGATTTGGGGCACTCAAGGCAAGCGGGGGATAGAACCCCCCCAAAATATTTTGCTGCCGCCTGTTTCGTGGTGGCAGCAGCCCTTTTCTCGACCCCAGTTCTCCCCTCATTGGCTGGTGGCTGACGTTTTTGGTCCACCTTCAGAATAACACTTCATCATGTTCCCCTGCGGCCGTCTTGCCCCTGTCAGTGGCTGGAATGCCTCTTCCCCCAGCTTCACTGCCTACAGCTGGAATGCCTCTCCCCCAGCTTCCCTACTTACGACCAGAATGCTTCTCCCTCAACTTCACTGCCTATGAATGGGGGTGGCCATTTTAGTCCCGCCCCTGAAAATCCTCACAGGGGCATTGTCTAAGCAACAGCTCTCATGAAAGTCGCCGAATCCCTGCAGGGTGGTTTTCAAACTATTCCATGAGAATTTGCCCAGAGGGCCTCAGTAAGAGTGTTTCCATGGGGTGATGACGAGATCCAGTCCGCCCTTCTGGCCCTTGGGAGAGCTAGCATTCCCTCGAACAGGGGCAGGTAGAAGCCAGACTGTGGTCTGCTGGGGAGACAGTGGCCGGTTTCCAAGAGATGACCTTTGTCCCTGCCGCAGTTCTCACAAAGGATCTGGGCTCTTTGGACTTCTGTTTGATCCACCCAGGCAAGAATACGTTAAGCAGGAGTTTGTCTTTGGAACTGCTGAACACAAGCTAatcctgtttgtttattttattcttctTTGTAGACTgctttgaaaagcggtatataaataatagtagtggTTTCCTCGGTTTAAAACACATCTGTGGATCACAGGGATTCTAGTTTTAAAAACAGGGGTAAGGCACACCAGACTGTAGTTGCTCAGAGCAGAGAATAGAGTCTTGGTGCGAGAGGAGAACCGTATTCCTTCGCAGTGGCCTCTAACCCCACCCCAGTACTATCACAATGGTAGCATCCCTGCCAATCCATCCTCAGCTGATGGTCGCAGAAAGTTTATTCAGCCATGGGGCAGGGCAGAGCGGGCCCCCGGTGGCCCCGGGCATGGAATCCAAAGGGCTTGGGCAGCCTCTCAAAACAACCTGTTTAGTTCCTGTCTCTTAGGACCTTCACTTTGTACAAGGCTTTGTACAGTATTcctgggaggagagatggtcttgcggTTTCAAGCATAGATTATCCACTtgggtaagcagggtccactctggtttgcatttgaatgggagaccgcatgtgagcacggtaagatattcccctgaggggctgCAACCATAGCTcggggaagagcacttgcctgcagaaggtcctcaGTTCAGTcctcggcagcatctccaagacagagctgaaagagactccggcctgcaaccctagagaagccactgccagtcagtgtagacggtactgagttagatggcgcttcctctgttcctaatgctgctcttccttttcttcctcgCAGGAGGCAGTTCCCTCCCTCTCCGTCGGCCCCCAAAATCCCTTCGTGGCAGATCCCGGTCAAggcctcctccccctccaaccCCGTCGCCACCAACCACAACACCAGCAGCGACATCTCGCCAGTCAGCAACGAGTCCAACTCCTCCTCGCCGGTCAAAGAGAACCACAGCCCAGAAGGGTCCAAGGTCAGCTGCCACCTGCTGGGCAGCGAGGAAGGGGGAGAGGCGGTGATTGACGTCAAGGGGcaggtgaggatggaggtgcaaggggaggaggagaagagagaggagcaagagaacggggaggaggaggaggaggaggaggaagaggatgaagAGGACGACGTCAGCCACGTAGATGAAGAGGAGTGCCTGGACGTCCAGACAGAGGACCGGCGAGGGGGAGACGGGCAAATCAACGAGCAGGTGGAGAAGCTCCGGAGGCCTGAGGGAGCTAGCAACGAGAATGAAATTGACTAGGGTAACGGGGGTGATGGcgtctgtcccccaccccctcggTCATGCCCCATTCCTCGGGTTCCTCCCCGCCCAATGGCCCCCTCTGGCCTACCCCTGTGATTCACCACGAGTAGTGTTGTGAGCTTCTAGTAAGCCAGTTGGCCCTCAGGCCGACCTGGGTCCGAGCAGCCCTCCCCACGGTGATTCTCCGCCCCACCTTGGCCACTCCTCCTGCACATCGCAAGTCTAAACGGTGCGCGGCTGCCTCTGCCCCACAGCCAGAGAAGTGGGCCTCCCTGCTAATCGTGCACACTCAAGATCAGACTGGGACCTTCCGCTCCTTCTCCAACTGTTTCTAACCCCTCTGAACCTTCCCTTCACCAAAATTTCTATCAAGACAATCTTCCTTCACCAAAAGTTGGGTTTTTCTCTTCTGGACGGTTCCCCGATCACCAGGGTGCTGCCTCCCGCCTCTCTCTGGGGGCGTTTCTCCCCAGCTCCATTGACTCTCATTCTTAAATAAGATCCTTGCCCACCACAGAACCCAGTCTTTAAGAAAAGCAAATGTCCTTGTGGGGTTTCAAGACCCTCCATTTCTACTCGGAACATCCATCTCTGGACAAAGGCATTGTCTTGTGGGaagcgtcctcctcctcctcctgcttcttcatgTCTTGGGAACAGAAAATGTGTGTGTAGCATTTTGGCTTTTAATTTGCTCATTGACGACATGATCAGCTGGATGGAGAGAGGCATTTTGATCAGTTGGGTGGAGCTGGGCAGAAGGGGGCCTTGGGATGTTGGCCCGGGAGCCTTGGGATGTTGGCCAGGCCTCCTCCCATGCCTCCCTTCTACTGAGGCTTAGTGCTCCTGCTTTTCCGActtccccttttcctttcctttctttctccccttgtCTCCGAGCTGCCCAAAATGTCTGTAGCAAGGACCCTTGCTAACCAGATAGCAACTTGGGAGGGATGTGCTCAGGGGAGGCAGCCTCGGTTTGGGATGAACGAGACTGCCAGTTGCTACACCCTCCAGTATACCCTATGGTTGAAATGATTTTCCCACCGGGAAAGGAAGCCAGATTCTACCCCTATTCCTTCTCTCTCGTACCCTGTCTCCAGTCTGGATGTCCCGCACGGCTGCTGGATTTGGTGGCTCAATTCTTGGCTGCCGATGGCAGACTTTGAGGGTTGGTCCAACATGCAAAACACCCCAGTCTTTCCACGGGGGTTCACACAACCCAAGCTGCTCTCCTTAGAACCAAGATGTCAGTGTCGAGACCCACTTCTCACCcccatctctcccccaccacgGCCCCCCACTTTTGCCTTATCGGGTGGAGAAAATGGCAACAAACCACTGGGTTTGGAAACTCCTCATTGCGCGGCTCTGCGTCCTTGGCCGTGCTAGTCTCCGATTTCCGttcacttcatttaaaaaaacaaagaacagAGCCTTGATTCCTGTTAACATCTTGAGTCTCACTCTTTCCTCGTCCTCGCCAGGAGGAAAAGCAGAAACATGCTCGTCAGTGTGATCATGTATAGAATTCAGATATAACATATGATTGTATATAATTGTAATAAATATGAGTTACCACTATTTAATGCCAGGCGATGGCTGCTGAGAGTGTATTTTCTTTCCCTGGTTCGTTTTTTCGTTCTTGTTTTCAGCGGGAGAAAGGGTGAGTAAGTGAGAGAGGCAGGATGGATTCCAGAAGTGAAGCCTCTTTCCGTATGAAAAAAATAAGCCCAGTTAATTGCTGTTAAATCTTTTAAACCTGTTTAGAATTAAACAAAATTGTGTGTTCGAACAACTCCGGGGTAGGCTGAGATCATAGCAGCTGAGTGACCACATTATTATTTCCCCTCAAAACTTATTtttggctgtgttcacacaaacATTACTTTTAAGTGTTCAGCCCTTTATTTCCTCTTCTTTCTAGATTTGTGAGGAGTCACGGTAGcatgcacttttaaaaagagaatcgGTCCTCCAATTCGTGAGCTGTTCATTTGTGAGAACATGTCGTGATCTTGTGATTCTCTGTAAAGTTTCATAAATTCTTCTTACAGTTATTGGAGCTCGTGGCCGGAACCGCACACGTTGTGGCAGCAAGTTCTACAAGCCAATTCTGTGATGCATGATAACCAAGCCATCCATCACGCAACTTGTATGGGACTTAGATGGCTTTAGGAATAATTTAGGAAACTTCATGGTGGGTAGGACTATAAGTAGCTATAATCACTAAGTGTAACCTTCAGCTTCAGGAGCAGTATACATATCAGATAATGAGGACACACTCGGGGCTGCTGTCTTCATGCCTGGCTTGTGGGTCTTCCTTTTTTCTGTGTAGAAAAACACATAAAAGCTTTTAATTGAAACAGGgacaaataaaaatcatcatcatgtCCCCCTTTGAAATATATTTGGACTTGACAGACCTGTGCTCTCATCCAGCTGGGCTCCCCTTAAAATTCTTATTTCCAGAATAACCTCTACCTGTCACTGGATCCCTGAAGAATTACTGCAAGATGCAGGACTTCTTTAGAAGAACCAGTGAGTTCCTAAGGAATGTCTGTTCTGTGAGACTTTACCAAGTCAGGGAGGTCCATTCTGTAGATGGAAGAGAATACAATGCATCGCCCAATGCAGTATCATCctctggaactcactgccacaaaataTGATGAACACTAGTTtacatgactttttaaaaggatttcacCAATTCACAGAGGCTCAGTCTGTTTGTCTGTCTCCAAGAGTATGTTCAGGCCACAATTCTCTGGCAACAGATAAAACAAAATGCAGTACAGCTTCCTCAGAACTTTCcctttatttcctttatttttgctttaaaaaacccaaaaagtcCTTATTGACTTACTGTGAAGATATTTGGGCTAACTCCTCCTGAGATCTCAGAAGCTGGAGGGGCTGGCTGATTAAAACAGACAGTAATTGAGATCGAGCAACTCCAAGAAAGAAATTACGcaaaatactttaaaatgcaGAATAAATTTTGTGCACGTGTTGCAGAACACAGTGCtgcataattttaattgttttaagtgcGAATGTTCACCCACTGCTGCATCTTTGAAGAGGCTGCACGACCTAGCTGGGCTGCTTGTTTCTTTCAGGGAAGCCCCAGAGAGGTTCAGCATGTGGCAACATAACTTCGGTTGCATCTGCCCTTGGCAGAATTATTTGGCTTCCTTAGAAAAATGAGCGATtcctggatgtgtgtgtgtgtgtgtgtttccccaccAGTGTGCGTCTGGTTCACGGTGACATTTTCATGCTTACGGGGCGAGGGAAGGGACCTTTCCATTACTGTATTTAGACCTGTTATTGAATGCAGTGATTTCTCATTCCTTAAATGGACGAATATCTTCccccaggagtctctctccccccccccctttaacgtTCACGAAGAACATTACATTTAGCTAAAACAGGGCAAATTTTGAAGAGTGTTTGAAAGTGTTCCTTGGAAGATTTTGCTTCCCCCCTCTGTGTCTCCCGCTAGCCAAAAACCCTCGTCAAATGGAAACAATCGGACCAAGTGCAGAGAGGGTATAAATGATGAAAATGTCCTGTCAAAGTCCGCTTCATATACATAGAAGGATTTGAAAACAGAAAGCTGCCCAGGCAACGGCAGTCACTGGGGGAAATGTGGAAAATTATGTTGTGGAAGTATGCACCGGCAAAAGGTTGACTTACGAGGTTTATAGTGCGGCGTTTGGATCATGTTGTACCTATTGTTTCCACTGGGTAGTTGCTTGGTTTATAAAGACCCGTTTAGATGGCGATTTAGGGGGCTGCATTCAGATTCTGTGGGTCAAACTCCCTTGGTGCTTATTCACACACTTCCTTGAAGGCAAAATTGTGGGAAATAGTGCTCTTTGAGAAGGGACCGATTTAGGGTCACCGGAATCAGTGCTGTCCAGTTATGTGTCAGAGTCAGcgacttatttatttactgcatGTATATCTGGCTCTttcgccaaggagcccagagcagtgtatatgtcctcacaacaaccctgcggggTAGttgaggttgagagagaagtgactggttctTTGTGTGGCAGAGAGAATATAGGTTTCTCCTGCTGCTGTAGCAAAGGCTGCAATTGTACACAGGGGTTCAGAAAGCCCAGCAGCCCGCGTTAAGTGGGGAACGGTCATAGCTCAGGGGCCAGGCAGAAGCTTTGTGTGcagaaaaccccaaattcaatccctgccGCTCCCAGCTTAAAAGGATCAGGAAGTAGCtgatgggaaagacccctgcccaagaccttggagagctgctgccagtcagagtagacagtactgacctagatggaccaagggtctgactcggtgtaggCAAGCCTCCTACACGTACATTAATGAACACCCATGTTCAAGAATATGATCTTGCCCATGGCAATGCTGCAGCCCCGTTCTCCAGTCATGATAAAGATGTTCTTGTAAATAAACTGCAATGTTAGTCCATcagattaatcaattaaaaaaccACTGGATTAATTAATCAGATTAATCCATTTGGTGGGAGATGGTTGGTGTGATAATTTATTGGACAAACTTTTTAGTGgcaatgcattttatttttttaaggaaaccttGAAGCCGTTTTATTTACACCTCTCTTTTGACCCGGGGACTGACTGGGGGGTCTGCCAGTTGCTGGCCCAGTTTCCTTCTGCCTTTGTTGACAGATGCGAGTACATCCACGGGACATACTCGCAGGCTTGCGATTTAGGCT
The genomic region above belongs to Hemicordylus capensis ecotype Gifberg chromosome 16, rHemCap1.1.pri, whole genome shotgun sequence and contains:
- the PEX14 gene encoding peroxisomal membrane protein PEX14 isoform X1 yields the protein MASSEQAEQPGQTGSSPGTENGASREALIATAVKFLQNSRVRQSPPATRKAFLKKKGLTDEEIDLAFQQSGTAKEEPQSLSTQLVPTQPSHLAPYSPPSSRWRDYGALAIILAGIAFGFHQLYKKYLLPLIMGGKEDRKQLQRIESNISEMSGSVTQTVTQLQTTLASVQELLIQQQQKIQELTQELAASKATTSTNWILESQNINELKSEIYSLKGLLLNRRQFPPSPSAPKIPSWQIPVKASSPSNPVATNHNTSSDISPVSNESNSSSPVKENHSPEGSKVSCHLLGSEEGGEAVIDVKGQVRMEVQGEEEKREEQENGEEEEEEEEEDEEDDVSHVDEEECLDVQTEDRRGGDGQINEQVEKLRRPEGASNENEID
- the PEX14 gene encoding peroxisomal membrane protein PEX14 isoform X2 — translated: MVPSSASTKTGSSPGTENGASREALIATAVKFLQNSRVRQSPPATRKAFLKKKGLTDEEIDLAFQQSGTAKEEPQSLSTQLVPTQPSHLAPYSPPSSRWRDYGALAIILAGIAFGFHQLYKKYLLPLIMGGKEDRKQLQRIESNISEMSGSVTQTVTQLQTTLASVQELLIQQQQKIQELTQELAASKATTSTNWILESQNINELKSEIYSLKGLLLNRRQFPPSPSAPKIPSWQIPVKASSPSNPVATNHNTSSDISPVSNESNSSSPVKENHSPEGSKVSCHLLGSEEGGEAVIDVKGQVRMEVQGEEEKREEQENGEEEEEEEEEDEEDDVSHVDEEECLDVQTEDRRGGDGQINEQVEKLRRPEGASNENEID